The Lutibacter sp. Hel_I_33_5 genome has a window encoding:
- the arsC gene encoding arsenate reductase (glutaredoxin) (This arsenate reductase requires both glutathione and glutaredoxin to convert arsenate to arsenite, after which the efflux transporter formed by ArsA and ArsB can extrude the arsenite from the cell, providing resistance.) — MIKIYHNPRCSKSRQGLAVIEESGKEFEIVKYLENNLTEKELAKILQLLNISPIQLVRKNEKIWKENYKGKELSDSQIINSMIENPKLIERPIVINKDKAAIGRPLENIIAIL, encoded by the coding sequence ATGATAAAAATATACCACAATCCACGTTGTTCAAAGTCTAGACAAGGTTTAGCTGTTATAGAAGAATCTGGTAAAGAATTTGAAATTGTAAAATATTTAGAAAATAATCTAACGGAAAAAGAATTAGCTAAAATTCTACAATTGCTAAACATTTCTCCTATTCAACTTGTTAGGAAAAATGAAAAAATCTGGAAAGAAAATTATAAAGGAAAAGAATTAAGTGATTCACAAATCATTAATTCAATGATTGAAAATCCAAAATTAATTGAACGTCCTATAGTTATTAATAAAGACAAAGCTGCAATCGGAAGACCATTAGAAAACATTATTGCTATTTTATAA
- a CDS encoding phosphoethanolamine transferase: MDRRSNTKQYFYLIIILLIAMLPNLLLIFIGEDSIVASFLKKSVFLVLCLSLLIIPLSFLKPKYYSWIILLIFPLILFEISTIGHFKAPSSEEIIASIFLTNYYEVSELIRGNFLSSLIALILFLITVFISIKIKQSFKLSKNIKKLILISCLSFFTVLYIRNYIVSLTFKDNFKERLGATNYAIDVQLNKTFPVDVFLKLGKAYKGIKRKKRYKENIKDYKFGAIKNDTIKKQEIYVLVIGETSRKHNFSLYGYHKKTTPNLDEISNIIAFRNVKSAANVTSLSIPFMVTRATPSNLNPKFNEPAILNGFKEAGFKTYWLSNQAIGVGSVFGFYSSLADVYKNTSASLDVANYDEKLFPELKNVLEDSTSSKKFIVIHLLGSHFRYNYRYPKQFNFFNPSMSKGLSIQNSSSISKKNELINSYDNSILYTDYVINNFINQLKQQNAVSYLYYISDHGENLYDDDRNKLLHGFNKPTKYEIDIPLVIWLSKKYKNQYKEKAFQLLFNKNSQISTVNTFHTLLNMSNIKYRTEDLKQSFANKMFDSIQSRYFYTADKNIIKLDK; this comes from the coding sequence GATAGCAATGTTACCAAATTTGCTATTAATATTTATTGGCGAAGATTCTATTGTAGCTTCTTTTTTAAAGAAATCAGTGTTTTTAGTTTTATGCCTTTCTTTGTTAATAATACCATTATCTTTCTTGAAACCGAAATACTATAGTTGGATTATTTTATTAATTTTTCCTTTAATATTATTTGAAATCTCTACAATTGGTCATTTTAAAGCACCATCTTCAGAAGAAATTATCGCCTCAATATTTTTAACGAATTACTATGAAGTTTCAGAGTTAATTAGAGGCAATTTTTTAAGCAGTCTTATTGCTCTTATATTATTTTTAATTACAGTTTTTATTAGTATAAAAATTAAACAAAGTTTCAAATTATCTAAAAATATTAAAAAGTTAATTTTAATATCTTGCCTTAGTTTTTTTACAGTCTTATATATTAGAAATTATATAGTTTCATTAACTTTTAAAGATAATTTTAAGGAAAGACTTGGCGCAACAAATTATGCTATTGATGTTCAATTAAATAAAACATTTCCTGTTGATGTTTTTTTAAAACTTGGAAAAGCCTATAAAGGGATTAAGCGAAAAAAAAGGTATAAAGAAAATATTAAAGATTATAAATTTGGTGCAATAAAAAATGACACCATAAAGAAACAAGAAATATATGTTCTAGTTATTGGTGAAACTTCTAGAAAACATAATTTTAGTTTATACGGATACCATAAAAAAACTACTCCTAATCTTGATGAAATTTCAAATATTATTGCATTTCGTAATGTTAAATCAGCTGCTAATGTAACCTCTTTAAGTATTCCATTTATGGTTACAAGGGCTACCCCAAGTAATTTGAATCCAAAATTTAATGAACCAGCAATTTTAAATGGTTTTAAAGAAGCAGGATTTAAGACTTATTGGTTAAGTAATCAAGCAATTGGAGTTGGAAGTGTTTTTGGCTTTTATTCTAGTCTAGCTGATGTTTATAAAAATACTTCTGCATCTTTAGATGTAGCAAATTATGATGAAAAGTTATTTCCAGAACTAAAAAATGTATTAGAAGATTCAACTAGTTCTAAAAAATTTATTGTAATTCACCTTTTAGGTAGTCATTTTAGATATAACTACAGATATCCAAAACAATTTAATTTCTTTAATCCTTCAATGTCGAAGGGATTATCTATACAAAACAGTAGTAGTATTTCTAAAAAAAATGAACTCATAAATAGCTATGATAATTCAATTTTGTATACAGATTATGTTATTAATAATTTCATAAATCAATTAAAACAACAAAATGCAGTTTCTTACTTATATTACATTTCTGATCATGGAGAAAATTTATATGATGATGACAGAAATAAACTTTTACACGGTTTTAACAAGCCAACAAAATATGAAATTGATATACCATTAGTTATTTGGTTATCAAAAAAATACAAAAATCAATATAAAGAAAAAGCGTTTCAATTATTATTTAATAAAAATAGTCAAATATCAACAGTTAATACGTTTCACACTTTGCTAAATATGTCTAATATAAAATATAGGACTGAAGATTTAAAACAAAGTTTTGCTAACAAAATGTTTGATTCTATTCAATCAAGATATTTTTATACTGCTGATAAAAACATAATAAAATTAGATAAATGA
- the fumC gene encoding class II fumarate hydratase: MTKYRIEKDTMGQVNVPADKYWGAQTERSRNNFKIGPSGSMPLEVVYGFACLKKAAAFTNCELGVLSSEKRDLIAQVCDEILEGKLDDQFPLVIWQTGSGTQSNMNVNEVIANRAHEIAGKVIGEGDKTIQPNDDVNKSQSSNDTFPTGMHIAAYKKIVENTIPGIEQLRNTLKAKSEAFKDVVKIGRTHLMDATPLTLGQEFSGYVAQLNFGLKALKNTLEHLSQLALGGTAVGTGLNTPAGYDVLVAKYIAEFTELPFVTAENKFEALAAHDALVETHGALKQIAVSLNKIANDIRLMASGPRSGIGELIIPANEPGSSIMPGKVNPTQAEAITMVCAQVMGNDVAVTVGGTQGHYELNVFKPMMAANVLQSAQLIGDACVSFDENCAAGIEPNHTRIIELVNNSLMLVTALNTKIGYYKAAEIANTAHTNGTTLKEEAVRLGYVTSEQYDDWVKPEDMTGSLK; this comes from the coding sequence ATGACTAAATACAGAATAGAAAAAGACACCATGGGACAAGTTAATGTTCCTGCTGATAAATATTGGGGAGCTCAAACAGAACGTTCTCGTAATAATTTTAAAATTGGACCTTCTGGTTCTATGCCATTAGAAGTGGTCTACGGCTTTGCATGCCTTAAGAAAGCTGCTGCATTTACAAATTGTGAATTAGGTGTTTTATCTTCAGAAAAAAGAGATTTAATTGCTCAAGTTTGTGATGAAATTTTAGAAGGAAAATTAGATGATCAGTTTCCGTTAGTTATTTGGCAAACAGGTTCTGGTACGCAATCTAACATGAATGTAAATGAAGTAATTGCCAATAGAGCTCATGAAATTGCTGGAAAAGTAATTGGAGAAGGCGATAAAACCATTCAACCCAATGATGATGTAAACAAATCACAATCATCAAATGATACCTTTCCAACAGGAATGCATATTGCTGCTTATAAAAAAATTGTAGAAAACACAATTCCTGGAATTGAGCAATTAAGAAATACTTTAAAAGCAAAATCAGAAGCATTTAAAGACGTTGTAAAAATTGGACGTACACATTTAATGGATGCTACTCCCCTAACCTTAGGGCAAGAATTTTCTGGATATGTAGCGCAATTAAACTTCGGATTAAAAGCATTAAAAAATACTTTAGAACATTTATCTCAATTAGCTTTGGGAGGGACTGCAGTTGGAACTGGATTAAATACACCTGCTGGATATGATGTTTTAGTAGCAAAATATATTGCAGAATTTACTGAATTACCTTTTGTTACTGCCGAAAATAAATTTGAAGCATTAGCAGCACATGATGCTTTGGTAGAAACTCACGGAGCATTAAAACAAATAGCTGTTTCTTTAAATAAAATTGCAAACGACATTCGATTAATGGCTTCTGGACCTCGTTCTGGTATTGGAGAATTAATTATTCCTGCCAATGAACCTGGATCGTCTATTATGCCTGGAAAAGTAAATCCTACGCAGGCAGAAGCAATTACAATGGTTTGTGCGCAAGTGATGGGAAATGATGTTGCAGTTACTGTTGGTGGAACTCAAGGACATTATGAATTAAATGTTTTTAAACCAATGATGGCGGCTAATGTGTTACAATCTGCACAATTAATTGGTGATGCTTGTGTTTCTTTTGATGAAAATTGTGCTGCTGGAATTGAGCCAAACCATACTAGAATAATTGAGTTAGTAAATAATTCGTTAATGTTAGTTACTGCTTTAAATACTAAAATTGGGTATTATAAAGCTGCTGAAATAGCTAATACTGCACACACAAACGGAACAACCTTAAAAGAAGAAGCTGTTCGTTTAGGATATGTAACTTCAGAACAATATGATGATTGGGTAAAACCAGAAGATATGACAGGAAGTTTAAAATAA
- a CDS encoding outer membrane beta-barrel family protein, translated as MRKIISLLLLLCTLVAFGQRPQKPMVTITGKVIDKLSNQPLEYATVVLKNSRTKKVSGGITNEKGVFSIKTSKGIYDISFEFISFKTKKLPKTKILSDKNFGTIILAEDSESLDEISIIAEKSTVEIRLDKKIYNVGKDMTVKGGTASDVLDNVPSVNVDVDGAVSLRGNENVRILIDGKPSALAGLGGTDALRNLPADAIEKVEVITSPSARYDAEGTAGILNIILRKGKITGFNGSVNVSVGNPDMFRIAPNLNFRTKKINLFSNIGYSYRNGPGNADIDITNFNNGVITDFRTEDRIYQRKRNGFNGSLGLEYYLTKNSSITGQFVYRNSDGDDLATNFIQNLDPNKTILETFNRVENELEDDITKQYSINYTNNFKQKGKKLTIDLQYSDSNESELATITSNAVLAENNSQITTEKRTLFQIDYVLPIGEDSQFEIGQRTNLEDVSSDFRVRDSNGNPFVFDPSNNINFKQNIYAFYAQYGSKINKFSYLLGLRSETTNFDLLLINTNELSKKNYTEFFPTVNFGYEINDSDNLTFGISRRLRRPRSWFLNPFETRNSDTYIFKGNPDLNPTFTSSFDLGYTTKINKLTLNSSIYYQRSKNNFQFVTREEIRDIGGVNTPVQLRQPINLSSEDRYGFEFTSNYNPSRKVRLTGSFNFFNFKTDGDFTYTNSIGQVKTQNFDAKNSSWFTRFNARITLPAKIQWQTSFMFRGSQETAQSNRKGVPSISLALSKDLFKEKASLVLNVSDLLNSRKRISETFIPDRDNPNSITNQEFQWRQRQITLSFTYRFNQKKKRERSRGRNYDDGGGGEFGG; from the coding sequence ATGAGAAAAATAATATCCCTCCTACTTTTGTTATGCACTTTAGTTGCATTCGGACAAAGACCACAAAAACCAATGGTTACTATTACTGGGAAAGTAATAGATAAACTAAGCAATCAGCCTTTAGAATACGCAACTGTAGTTTTAAAAAATAGTAGAACAAAAAAAGTTAGTGGTGGAATTACTAATGAAAAAGGAGTATTTTCCATAAAAACATCGAAAGGTATTTACGATATAAGTTTTGAATTCATTTCATTCAAGACCAAAAAATTACCTAAAACAAAAATTTTAAGTGATAAAAATTTCGGTACTATTATTTTAGCTGAAGATTCAGAAAGTCTTGATGAAATAAGTATTATTGCAGAAAAGTCTACTGTAGAAATTCGCTTAGACAAAAAGATTTATAATGTTGGTAAGGACATGACAGTTAAAGGTGGAACTGCTTCTGATGTACTAGATAATGTTCCTTCAGTAAATGTAGATGTTGATGGCGCTGTAAGTCTTCGTGGAAATGAAAACGTTAGAATTCTTATCGACGGAAAACCTTCTGCTTTAGCTGGTTTAGGAGGAACTGATGCACTACGAAATTTACCCGCAGATGCTATAGAAAAAGTAGAAGTTATTACCTCACCATCCGCTAGATACGATGCAGAAGGAACGGCAGGAATATTAAATATCATTCTTAGAAAAGGAAAAATAACAGGGTTTAATGGTTCTGTAAATGTTTCAGTAGGAAATCCCGATATGTTTAGAATTGCTCCAAATTTGAATTTCAGAACTAAAAAAATAAATCTATTTTCTAACATTGGCTATTCGTACAGAAATGGTCCTGGAAATGCAGATATAGATATCACTAATTTTAATAATGGTGTTATTACTGATTTTAGAACTGAAGACAGAATTTACCAGCGAAAGAGAAATGGTTTTAATGGTTCTTTAGGACTAGAATATTATCTTACTAAAAACAGTTCAATTACTGGGCAATTTGTTTACAGAAACTCAGATGGAGATGATTTAGCAACAAATTTTATTCAGAATTTAGATCCTAATAAAACGATACTTGAAACTTTTAATAGGGTTGAAAATGAGTTGGAAGATGATATTACAAAACAATATTCTATAAACTACACCAACAATTTTAAACAGAAAGGAAAAAAGTTGACAATTGATTTGCAATATAGTGACAGTAACGAAAGTGAGCTTGCTACAATTACAAGTAATGCTGTATTAGCAGAAAACAATTCGCAAATTACAACAGAAAAAAGAACATTGTTTCAGATAGATTATGTGCTACCTATTGGAGAAGATAGTCAGTTTGAAATTGGACAACGTACTAATTTAGAAGATGTTTCATCTGATTTTAGAGTAAGAGATAGCAATGGAAATCCATTTGTTTTTGATCCTTCAAATAACATTAATTTTAAACAGAATATCTATGCGTTTTATGCGCAATATGGTAGTAAAATTAATAAGTTCTCATATTTATTAGGATTACGTTCGGAAACAACAAATTTCGATTTACTACTAATTAACACTAACGAACTTTCTAAAAAGAATTACACAGAATTTTTTCCTACTGTAAACTTTGGATATGAAATTAATGATTCAGATAATTTAACATTCGGTATTAGCAGACGATTAAGAAGACCAAGATCTTGGTTTTTAAATCCTTTCGAAACACGTAATTCTGATACGTATATATTTAAAGGAAATCCAGATTTAAATCCAACTTTCACAAGTTCTTTTGATTTAGGATATACTACAAAAATCAATAAACTAACGTTAAATTCATCAATCTATTATCAACGGTCTAAAAATAACTTTCAGTTTGTAACTAGGGAAGAAATTAGGGATATTGGAGGTGTAAATACTCCTGTACAGCTTAGACAACCCATAAATTTATCTTCCGAAGATAGATATGGTTTTGAATTTACGTCAAATTATAACCCTTCCAGAAAAGTAAGATTAACTGGTAGTTTTAATTTTTTCAACTTTAAAACTGACGGAGATTTCACTTATACTAATTCTATTGGACAAGTTAAAACTCAAAATTTTGACGCTAAAAACAGTAGTTGGTTTACACGATTTAATGCAAGAATAACGCTGCCTGCTAAAATACAATGGCAAACAAGTTTTATGTTTCGTGGATCGCAAGAAACAGCACAGAGCAATCGAAAAGGTGTGCCTTCTATTAGTTTAGCTTTAAGCAAAGATCTATTTAAAGAAAAAGCTTCTTTAGTTTTAAATGTAAGTGATTTATTAAATTCTAGAAAAAGAATTTCTGAGACTTTTATTCCAGATAGAGATAATCCAAATAGTATTACAAACCAAGAATTTCAATGGAGACAGCGTCAAATAACGTTAAGTTTTACTTATAGATTTAATCAAAAGAAAAAAAGAGAACGCTCGAGAGGAAGAAATTATGATGATGGAGGTGGCGGAGAATTTGGAGGCTAA